A genomic region of Roseateles amylovorans contains the following coding sequences:
- a CDS encoding efflux transporter outer membrane subunit has product MTSRILHRTTLALAMGAALLMVLAACAPIPKLADPAQPLEGEAAARLGLSTGDGQALDAQWWKTFGDAQLDGLVDQAIAQSPSLALARARIARAAALTENAEAAKRPNASLSADVTRQRFSEHGIYPPPLSGSVQTLANIQAGLSYEFDFFGRHEAALQSALGQRRAAEADAAAAQLSVSNAVAKAYVALARSQAQSRLLEQQKTLRDQSLDLVRQRSAAGLDNGQDLRVAEAPLPDIQRQQVVLREQQALLRHQLAALTGQGPSATASLEAALPRVIDWQQEPHLDLLGRRPDLAAARARVEASAQDVRAARTQFYPSVSLSAFAGLNSIGLDDLFKSGSRQFGIGPALHLPLFDSGRLRAQLKGSAAEQDAAVATYNAAVLDAVRDASDQFTTLQSLRQQGVQQEALVANADSQSALASQRYQAGLVNRLAVLNAHQNQLLQQRGQIDLQALTIDAQINLMRALGGGYADPARTTAQTPTGERG; this is encoded by the coding sequence ATGACTTCCCGAATCCTTCATCGAACCACGCTGGCCCTGGCCATGGGCGCGGCGCTGCTGATGGTGCTCGCCGCTTGTGCGCCTATCCCCAAGTTGGCTGATCCGGCCCAGCCCTTGGAAGGCGAGGCCGCCGCGCGCCTGGGCTTGTCGACCGGCGACGGCCAGGCGCTCGACGCCCAGTGGTGGAAGACCTTCGGCGATGCGCAACTCGATGGGCTGGTCGACCAGGCCATCGCCCAATCGCCCAGCCTGGCCTTGGCCCGGGCCCGCATCGCCCGCGCCGCTGCGCTGACCGAGAACGCCGAAGCCGCCAAGCGGCCCAATGCCAGCCTGTCCGCCGATGTGACCCGGCAGCGCTTCTCCGAACACGGCATCTATCCCCCGCCGCTGTCTGGCAGCGTCCAGACGCTGGCCAACATCCAGGCCGGCCTGAGCTATGAGTTCGACTTCTTCGGCCGCCACGAGGCCGCGTTGCAATCGGCGCTGGGCCAGCGTCGCGCCGCCGAGGCGGATGCCGCGGCCGCGCAGTTGAGCGTGTCCAATGCGGTGGCCAAGGCTTATGTGGCGCTGGCGCGCAGCCAGGCCCAGAGCCGACTGCTGGAGCAGCAGAAAACCTTGCGCGACCAAAGCCTGGACCTGGTGCGCCAGCGCAGCGCCGCCGGCCTGGACAACGGCCAGGACCTGCGCGTGGCCGAAGCGCCGCTGCCCGACATCCAGCGCCAGCAGGTGGTGCTGCGGGAACAGCAGGCCTTGCTGCGCCATCAGCTCGCCGCGCTGACCGGGCAGGGCCCTTCGGCCACGGCGTCGCTGGAAGCGGCCCTGCCGCGAGTGATTGACTGGCAGCAGGAACCTCACCTGGACCTGCTGGGCCGTCGCCCCGATCTGGCCGCCGCCCGCGCCCGGGTGGAAGCCAGCGCGCAGGACGTGCGCGCCGCCCGCACCCAGTTCTATCCCAGCGTCAGCCTCAGCGCCTTCGCCGGCCTGAACTCGATCGGCCTGGATGATCTCTTCAAGAGCGGCAGCCGCCAGTTCGGTATCGGTCCGGCGCTGCATCTGCCGCTGTTCGACAGCGGCCGTCTGCGCGCGCAGCTCAAGGGCAGTGCCGCCGAGCAGGACGCCGCCGTCGCCACCTACAACGCGGCCGTGCTGGATGCGGTCCGCGATGCCAGCGACCAGTTCACCACCCTGCAGTCGCTGCGCCAGCAAGGCGTGCAGCAGGAGGCGCTGGTCGCCAATGCGGACAGCCAGTCCGCCCTGGCCAGCCAGCGCTACCAGGCCGGGCTGGTGAACCGCCTCGCGGTGCTCAACGCCCATCAGAACCAGTTGCTGCAGCAACGCGGCCAGATCGATCTGCAGGCCCTGACCATCGATGCGCAGATCAATCTGATGCGCGCCCTGGGCGGCGGCTATGCCGACCCGGCCCGCACCACCGCACAGACCCCGACGGGCGAGCGCGGCTGA
- a CDS encoding MarR family winged helix-turn-helix transcriptional regulator, with protein MSPKLPPIAEFYSADNFQCEPSLGWMLRQIKQSMVCQADKLLGKHDLTHAQWAPMLRLRFNGSMSSAALARELAMDGGAMTRLLDRLEAKGLVRRERSVEDRRVVMVSLSDAGLAAMAAAPGVLSQVFNAHLAGFTDQEFRTLVDLLQRMVANGHAIRDAGLTSETSSLVDRDD; from the coding sequence ATGAGTCCCAAGCTCCCACCCATCGCCGAGTTTTACAGCGCCGACAACTTCCAGTGCGAACCCAGCCTGGGATGGATGCTGCGCCAGATCAAGCAATCCATGGTGTGCCAGGCCGACAAGCTGCTGGGCAAGCATGACCTGACCCATGCGCAGTGGGCCCCGATGCTGCGCCTGCGGTTCAACGGGTCCATGTCCAGCGCCGCCCTGGCGCGTGAGCTGGCGATGGACGGTGGCGCGATGACCCGCTTGCTGGATCGCCTGGAGGCCAAGGGCCTGGTGCGGCGTGAGCGGTCGGTCGAAGACCGCCGGGTGGTGATGGTGTCGTTGTCGGACGCCGGTCTGGCGGCGATGGCGGCGGCGCCCGGTGTGCTGTCCCAGGTGTTCAACGCCCATCTGGCCGGTTTCACCGATCAGGAGTTCCGGACTTTGGTCGACCTGCTGCAACGCATGGTCGCCAACGGCCATGCCATCCGCGACGCTGGCCTGACCTCGGAGACCTCGTCCCTGGTGGACAGGGACGACTGA
- a CDS encoding ABC transporter transmembrane domain-containing protein produces the protein MGPALWPFLRPYRWRIASAVVFLVMAAVATLVFPIALRQLIDQGLIAADPGERMMALREHFLWLFATGAALGLFSALRFYAVSWLGERVSADLRTAVYAHVLRQSPEFFETTQTGEVISRITTDTTVIQSIVGSSLSMGLRNMIMGIGAIALLIATNPWVMTQVMGILVLVVLPALFFGRRVRRLSRASQDRVADTSAIAAEMLNAITVVQSHAQEGREAQRFDVASEAAFDTARKRARVRALLVAFIITATFGALLWGLYQGTQAVMAGRISAGHLGQTVVYVILLVSSVAVLAEVWGELLRAAGATERLMELLAARSPVADPVAPLDPPAQSGPSRVVFHQVGFHYPSRPDRAALTQFDLHIAPGETVALVGPSGAGKSTVLQLLQRFYDVQQGHIELDGVPVDRMRLADLRSRMALVPQQSVIFSASALDNIRYGRPEASRDEVIAAARAAHAHEFIEQLPQGYDSFLGERGVRLSGGQRQRIAIARAMLQNASLLLLDEATSALDAESERLVQQALDEAMRDRTTLVIAHRLATVQRADRIVVMEDGRIVEQGRHAELVARGGLYARLAALQFTH, from the coding sequence ATGGGGCCGGCGCTGTGGCCGTTCCTGAGGCCGTACCGCTGGCGGATTGCTTCGGCGGTGGTGTTCCTGGTGATGGCGGCGGTCGCGACGCTGGTGTTTCCGATCGCGCTGCGGCAATTGATCGACCAAGGCCTGATCGCCGCCGATCCCGGCGAGCGGATGATGGCGCTGCGGGAACACTTCCTGTGGCTGTTCGCCACCGGTGCGGCGCTGGGGTTGTTCTCCGCTTTGCGCTTTTATGCGGTGAGCTGGCTGGGCGAGCGGGTGAGCGCCGACCTGCGGACGGCAGTCTATGCGCATGTGCTGCGCCAGAGCCCGGAGTTCTTCGAGACCACCCAGACCGGCGAGGTGATCAGCCGCATCACCACCGACACCACGGTGATCCAGAGCATCGTGGGCTCCAGCCTGTCGATGGGGCTTCGCAACATGATCATGGGCATCGGCGCCATCGCCCTGCTGATCGCGACCAATCCGTGGGTGATGACGCAGGTCATGGGCATCCTGGTGCTGGTGGTGCTGCCGGCGCTGTTCTTCGGCCGCCGGGTGCGACGGCTCTCCCGGGCCAGCCAGGACCGCGTGGCCGACACCAGCGCCATCGCGGCCGAGATGCTCAATGCGATCACCGTCGTGCAGTCGCATGCCCAGGAAGGCCGCGAGGCGCAGCGCTTCGACGTGGCCAGCGAGGCGGCCTTCGACACCGCCCGCAAGCGCGCCCGGGTGCGCGCGCTGCTGGTGGCCTTCATCATCACCGCCACCTTCGGCGCCCTGCTCTGGGGCCTGTACCAAGGCACGCAGGCGGTGATGGCGGGACGCATCAGCGCCGGTCACCTGGGTCAGACGGTGGTGTATGTGATCCTGCTGGTGTCCTCGGTGGCGGTGCTGGCGGAAGTCTGGGGCGAGTTGCTGCGCGCTGCAGGCGCCACCGAGCGTTTGATGGAATTGCTGGCGGCCCGGTCGCCGGTGGCCGATCCCGTCGCACCGCTGGATCCGCCGGCACAAAGCGGGCCGTCACGGGTGGTGTTCCATCAGGTGGGCTTCCACTATCCCTCGCGCCCGGATCGCGCGGCGCTGACGCAGTTCGATCTGCACATCGCGCCGGGCGAAACCGTGGCCCTGGTGGGCCCCAGCGGCGCCGGCAAAAGCACCGTGCTGCAGCTGCTGCAGCGCTTCTATGACGTGCAGCAGGGCCACATCGAGCTCGACGGTGTGCCGGTGGACCGCATGCGGCTGGCGGACCTGCGCAGCCGCATGGCGCTGGTGCCGCAGCAGAGCGTGATCTTCTCTGCCAGCGCGTTGGACAACATCCGCTACGGACGACCCGAGGCCAGCCGTGACGAGGTCATCGCCGCGGCCCGCGCGGCGCACGCGCACGAATTCATCGAGCAACTGCCCCAGGGTTACGACAGCTTCCTGGGCGAGCGCGGCGTGCGTCTTTCCGGCGGTCAACGCCAGCGCATTGCCATCGCCCGCGCGATGCTGCAGAACGCCTCGCTGCTGCTGCTGGACGAAGCCACCAGCGCACTGGACGCCGAAAGCGAACGGCTGGTGCAACAGGCGCTGGACGAAGCCATGCGGGACCGCACCACGCTGGTCATCGCCCACCGGCTGGCCACCGTGCAGCGGGCCGACCGCATCGTGGTGATGGAGGACGGCCGCATCGTCGAGCAAGGCCGACACGCCGAGCTGGTCGCCCGAGGCGGTCTCTACGCCCGCCTGGCAGCGCTGCAGTTCACGCACTGA
- a CDS encoding dihydrofolate reductase: MPHLTLIAALDCARGIGRDNELLCRLPEDMARFKALTLGHTVIMGRKTWDSIPAKFRPLVQRRNLVLSRQPGLELPGAEVFDSLSAALAACGTDEAVFVMGGAQVYDQSLPQADALELTHIDHAFDADAFFPAIDPAQFKEVARSSHHSPADRGHGWTFDFVRYERQR; encoded by the coding sequence ATGCCTCACCTGACGCTGATCGCCGCGCTGGACTGCGCCCGTGGCATCGGCCGCGACAACGAACTGCTGTGCCGCCTGCCCGAGGACATGGCCCGCTTCAAGGCCCTCACCCTGGGCCACACCGTGATCATGGGTCGCAAGACCTGGGACTCGATCCCCGCGAAGTTCCGACCGCTGGTGCAGCGTCGCAATCTGGTGCTCTCTCGCCAGCCCGGCCTCGAACTGCCTGGCGCCGAAGTGTTCGACTCGCTGTCCGCCGCCCTGGCCGCCTGCGGCACCGACGAGGCCGTGTTCGTGATGGGCGGCGCCCAGGTCTATGACCAGTCGCTCCCCCAGGCCGACGCCCTGGAGCTGACCCACATCGACCACGCCTTCGACGCCGACGCCTTCTTCCCGGCCATCGATCCGGCACAGTTCAAGGAAGTCGCCCGCTCGTCCCACCACAGCCCGGCCGACCGCGGCCACGGCTGGACCTTCGACTTCGTCCGCTACGAACGGCAGCGCTGA
- a CDS encoding DUF4337 domain-containing protein, whose protein sequence is MSGGQFHVHGPHDHEMEHAAQHEPKGLAGQLAVITAVLATVGACFSYMGGATQANAGLYKNNAAITKTEAANRWNYFQAKSSKQNMAELAMDLTTSDDQKAKYREKIARYESEKNEIKTQAEALEAKSAEWDHKSEEQLHEHHRWAQATTVLQVSIALAAIALLTRRRWMEGATVIAGVVGIALGVAAWFHF, encoded by the coding sequence ATGTCCGGAGGCCAATTCCACGTTCACGGCCCGCATGACCATGAGATGGAGCACGCGGCTCAGCACGAGCCCAAAGGCCTGGCAGGCCAGTTGGCGGTGATCACCGCGGTGCTGGCGACCGTCGGCGCTTGCTTCTCCTACATGGGAGGCGCCACCCAGGCCAATGCCGGCCTCTACAAGAACAACGCCGCGATCACCAAGACCGAAGCCGCCAATCGCTGGAACTACTTCCAGGCCAAGAGCAGCAAGCAGAACATGGCCGAGCTCGCCATGGACCTGACCACCAGCGACGATCAGAAGGCCAAGTACCGCGAGAAGATCGCCCGCTACGAGTCCGAGAAGAACGAGATCAAGACCCAGGCCGAAGCGCTGGAAGCCAAGTCCGCCGAGTGGGACCACAAGAGCGAAGAGCAGTTGCATGAGCATCACCGCTGGGCCCAGGCCACCACGGTGCTGCAGGTGAGCATTGCGCTGGCCGCCATCGCGCTGCTGACACGCCGCCGCTGGATGGAGGGCGCCACCGTCATCGCCGGTGTCGTCGGCATCGCGCTCGGGGTGGCCGCCTGGTTCCACTTCTGA
- a CDS encoding efflux RND transporter periplasmic adaptor subunit: MSATPENTTPSAATGTPPANGKNGNPRKKGLTLIAVVVALAGIGYAAYEWVIGSHYETTDNAYVQANVVQITPLVGGTVRAVYADDTDFVKAGQRLVSLDPVDARMALDQAQAQLAQTVREVRTVYANNSGLAAQVQVREADQQRALSELSRLQADVTRRQPLLATGAVSKEELDHAQAQLTAARAAAAAAQSALLASREQLQSNQALTDGVSVEDHPNVLRAAARVRESYLALQRAELVAPVEGWIARRSVQLGQRVAAGAPLMAVVGLQQVWVDANFKESQLAKLRIGQTVTLEADVYGKKTEYHGKVQGLGAGTGAAFALLPAQNATGNWIKVVQRVPVRISLDPKEVAEHPLRVGLSMDVQVDIRNQDGPTLAAATGNTAPRLQTTIFDTQERAADEQVNRIIATNLGKAAKAPVRATIKPAPDNAPAKAAPGAQAHGSHGHA; encoded by the coding sequence ATGAGCGCCACGCCAGAGAACACCACACCCTCCGCCGCCACCGGCACCCCGCCCGCCAACGGCAAGAACGGCAACCCCCGCAAGAAGGGCCTGACCCTGATCGCGGTGGTGGTCGCGCTGGCCGGCATCGGCTATGCCGCCTATGAATGGGTCATCGGCAGCCATTACGAAACCACCGACAACGCCTATGTCCAGGCCAACGTCGTGCAGATCACGCCGCTGGTTGGCGGCACGGTCCGCGCCGTCTATGCCGACGACACCGACTTCGTGAAGGCCGGCCAGAGGCTGGTCAGCCTGGATCCGGTGGATGCCCGCATGGCGCTGGACCAGGCCCAGGCCCAGCTGGCGCAGACCGTGCGTGAAGTGCGCACCGTCTATGCCAACAACAGCGGCCTGGCCGCCCAGGTGCAGGTGCGTGAAGCCGATCAGCAGCGCGCCTTGAGCGAGCTCAGCCGGCTGCAGGCGGACGTCACCCGCCGTCAGCCGCTGCTCGCCACCGGCGCCGTCAGCAAGGAAGAGCTGGACCATGCGCAGGCCCAACTGACGGCCGCCCGCGCCGCCGCCGCGGCCGCGCAGTCCGCCTTGCTGGCCTCGCGTGAGCAACTGCAATCCAACCAGGCGCTGACCGACGGCGTGAGCGTGGAGGACCATCCGAACGTGCTGCGCGCCGCCGCCCGTGTGCGCGAGTCCTATCTCGCGCTGCAGCGTGCGGAGCTGGTCGCCCCGGTGGAGGGCTGGATCGCCCGCCGCTCGGTGCAATTGGGCCAGCGCGTGGCCGCCGGTGCGCCGCTGATGGCGGTGGTCGGCCTGCAGCAGGTCTGGGTGGATGCCAACTTCAAGGAGAGCCAGCTGGCCAAGCTGCGCATCGGCCAGACGGTGACGCTGGAGGCGGATGTCTACGGCAAGAAGACCGAGTACCACGGCAAGGTGCAGGGCCTGGGCGCGGGCACCGGGGCGGCGTTTGCGCTGCTGCCGGCTCAGAACGCCACCGGCAACTGGATCAAGGTGGTGCAGCGGGTGCCGGTGCGCATTTCGCTGGATCCCAAGGAAGTCGCGGAGCATCCGCTGCGCGTCGGCCTGTCGATGGATGTGCAGGTCGACATCCGCAACCAGGACGGCCCGACCCTGGCCGCCGCCACCGGCAACACCGCGCCGCGTCTGCAGACCACCATCTTCGACACCCAGGAACGCGCCGCCGACGAGCAGGTCAACCGCATCATCGCGACCAACCTGGGCAAGGCCGCCAAGGCGCCGGTACGCGCCACGATCAAGCCCGCGCCCGACAACGCACCGGCCAAGGCGGCTCCGGGCGCCCAGGCCCACGGCAGCCACGGCCACGCCTGA
- a CDS encoding TRAP transporter substrate-binding protein, which yields MERRSFVKNAGLAGVLAAGAAPAIVHAQTQVRWRMASSFPKQLDTIFGGGEVFAKKVSELSGGKFQISVHAGGELMPAFGVVDGVQNGTVEIAHTVPYYFFGKDETFAIGAAIPFGLNSRQMTAWTYHGNGLKLMREFYRNYNIINFPGGNTGAQMAGWYRKEIKSAADIKGLKFRIGGFAGRVIERMGGVPQNLPGGELYSALEKGTIDAAEWVGPYDDLKLGFHKVAPFYYYPGWWEGGPQVDFYINTKAYEALTPEYKAIIQAASSHTHVDMQAKYDVLNPIALKQLVAGNKTRLMRFPTEVMDLAFKESMALYSELSAKNPNWKKVYEDYALFRRDQNLWFRFAEAGFDEYMQRQRF from the coding sequence ATGGAGCGTCGATCATTCGTCAAGAACGCCGGCCTGGCGGGCGTGCTGGCCGCCGGTGCGGCACCGGCCATCGTGCATGCGCAGACCCAGGTGCGGTGGCGCATGGCCTCCAGCTTTCCCAAGCAGCTCGACACCATCTTCGGCGGCGGAGAGGTCTTCGCCAAGAAGGTGAGCGAGCTCAGCGGCGGCAAGTTCCAGATCAGTGTGCATGCCGGCGGCGAGCTGATGCCGGCCTTCGGCGTGGTGGACGGCGTGCAGAACGGCACCGTGGAGATCGCCCACACCGTGCCGTATTACTTCTTCGGCAAGGACGAGACCTTTGCCATCGGCGCCGCGATCCCGTTCGGCCTGAACTCGCGGCAGATGACCGCCTGGACCTATCACGGCAACGGCCTGAAGCTGATGCGCGAGTTCTACCGGAACTACAACATCATCAACTTTCCCGGCGGCAACACCGGCGCGCAGATGGCGGGCTGGTATCGCAAGGAGATCAAGTCCGCCGCCGACATCAAGGGCCTGAAGTTCCGCATCGGCGGCTTTGCCGGTCGCGTGATCGAACGCATGGGCGGCGTGCCGCAGAACCTGCCTGGCGGCGAGCTGTATTCGGCGCTGGAGAAAGGCACCATCGACGCCGCCGAATGGGTCGGGCCCTACGACGATCTCAAGCTGGGCTTCCACAAGGTGGCGCCGTTCTACTACTACCCCGGCTGGTGGGAGGGCGGCCCGCAGGTCGATTTCTACATCAACACCAAGGCCTATGAGGCGCTGACGCCGGAGTACAAGGCGATCATCCAGGCAGCGTCGTCGCACACCCATGTCGACATGCAGGCCAAGTACGACGTGCTCAACCCGATCGCGCTCAAACAACTGGTGGCAGGCAACAAGACGCGCCTGATGCGCTTCCCCACCGAGGTGATGGACCTGGCGTTCAAGGAGTCGATGGCGCTGTACAGCGAGCTGTCGGCCAAGAACCCGAACTGGAAGAAGGTCTACGAGGATTACGCGCTGTTCCGGCGCGACCAGAACCTCTGGTTCCGCTTCGCCGAAGCCGGCTTCGACGAGTACATGCAGCGGCAGCGGTTCTGA
- a CDS encoding thymidylate synthase yields MTDIAKPLRPVRRQYEDFMRHVYEHGVAKGDRTGTGTRSVFGHQMRFDLNEGFPLVTTKKVHLKSIILELLWFLRGDSNVQWLQERGCTIWNEWAREDGDLGPVYGVQWRNWPTPDGGHIDQIAQVVQQLKSNPDSRRIIVSAWNVADLDRMALMPCHAFFQFYVADGKLSCQLYQRSADIFLGVPFNIASYALLTQMLAQQCDLGLGDFIWTGGDCHIYANHFEQVQTQLSREPLAYPTMHIKRRPASIFDYELADFELQGYEHHAAIKAPVAV; encoded by the coding sequence ATGACCGACATTGCCAAGCCCCTGCGCCCGGTGCGCCGCCAGTACGAAGACTTCATGCGCCATGTGTACGAGCATGGCGTGGCCAAGGGCGACCGCACGGGCACCGGCACGCGCAGTGTCTTCGGTCATCAGATGCGTTTCGATCTGAACGAGGGTTTCCCGCTGGTGACGACCAAGAAGGTGCACCTGAAGTCGATCATCCTGGAGCTGCTGTGGTTCCTGCGGGGGGATTCGAATGTGCAATGGCTGCAGGAGCGCGGCTGCACCATCTGGAACGAATGGGCGCGCGAGGACGGCGATCTGGGCCCGGTCTATGGCGTGCAATGGCGCAACTGGCCGACGCCGGACGGCGGCCACATCGACCAGATCGCGCAGGTGGTTCAGCAGCTCAAGTCCAATCCGGACTCGCGCCGGATCATTGTCTCGGCCTGGAACGTGGCGGATCTGGACCGCATGGCGCTGATGCCGTGCCACGCCTTCTTCCAGTTCTATGTGGCGGACGGCAAGCTCTCCTGCCAGCTCTACCAGCGCAGCGCGGACATCTTCCTGGGCGTGCCCTTCAACATTGCCAGCTATGCGCTGCTCACCCAGATGTTGGCGCAGCAATGCGACCTGGGCCTGGGCGACTTCATCTGGACCGGTGGCGACTGCCACATCTACGCCAATCACTTCGAGCAAGTGCAAACGCAACTGAGCCGCGAGCCGCTGGCCTATCCGACGATGCACATCAAGCGTCGGCCGGCTTCGATCTTTGATTACGAGCTGGCTGACTTCGAGCTGCAGGGGTATGAGCACCATGCGGCGATCAAGGCGCCGGTGGCGGTTTGA
- a CDS encoding DHA2 family efflux MFS transporter permease subunit — translation MSTPAPGAPTAPAPLQGTALVLGTISLSLATFMNVLDSSIANVSLPAIAGDLGVSPVQGTWVITSFGVANAISVPLTGWLTQRFGAVRLFTTSVLLFVLASWLCGFAHSLEMLIVARVFQGLVAGPMIPLSQTLLLSSYPKHKAGTALALWGMTTLVAPVVGPLLGGWITDNVTWPWIFYINVPVGLFAAGLTWSIYRHRETPIKKLPIDTIGLALLVLWVGSLQVMLDKGKELDWFASGQIQLLAVLAVVGFAVFVVWELTEKHPVVDLRLFARRNFLFGAAVLSVAYGLFFGNVVLLPLWLQQHMGYTATAAGFALAPVGVLAILLSPVAGKKVAVWDPRWMASFAFVMFCVVLTMRSFFTTDTDLATIMVPTILQGAALAFFFIPLTTLTLSGIPPERIAAAAGLSNFVRITAGAMGTSISTTLWENRATLHHSHLVEHIAVGDPVAGQTLSTLQAAGMSYEQALSYLNRLIDQQAFTRAADDIFLASGVLFIVLIAFVWITKRPPKVGAPVDAGGAH, via the coding sequence ATGAGTACACCGGCTCCAGGCGCCCCGACAGCGCCCGCGCCACTCCAGGGCACTGCCCTGGTGTTGGGCACGATCTCGCTGTCGCTGGCGACCTTCATGAATGTGCTGGACTCGTCGATTGCCAACGTGTCCCTGCCGGCGATTGCCGGCGACCTGGGCGTCAGCCCGGTGCAGGGCACCTGGGTGATCACGAGCTTCGGCGTGGCCAACGCGATCTCGGTGCCGCTGACCGGCTGGTTGACCCAGCGCTTCGGCGCAGTGCGGCTGTTCACCACCAGCGTGCTGCTGTTCGTGCTGGCCTCCTGGCTGTGCGGCTTCGCCCACTCGCTGGAAATGCTGATCGTGGCCCGGGTGTTCCAGGGCCTGGTGGCCGGACCGATGATTCCGCTGTCGCAGACCTTGCTGCTGTCCAGCTATCCCAAGCACAAGGCGGGCACGGCGCTGGCGTTATGGGGCATGACCACCCTCGTGGCACCGGTGGTGGGGCCGCTGCTGGGCGGCTGGATCACCGACAACGTCACCTGGCCGTGGATCTTCTACATCAACGTGCCGGTGGGCCTGTTCGCTGCCGGCCTGACCTGGAGCATCTACCGACACCGCGAAACGCCGATCAAGAAACTGCCGATCGACACCATCGGCCTGGCCCTGCTGGTGCTGTGGGTGGGCTCGCTGCAGGTGATGCTGGACAAGGGCAAGGAACTGGACTGGTTCGCCTCCGGCCAGATCCAGCTGCTGGCGGTGCTGGCGGTGGTGGGCTTTGCGGTGTTCGTGGTGTGGGAGCTGACCGAGAAGCACCCGGTGGTGGACCTGCGGCTGTTTGCTCGGCGCAACTTCCTGTTCGGTGCGGCGGTGCTGTCGGTGGCCTATGGCCTGTTCTTCGGCAATGTGGTGCTGCTGCCCCTGTGGCTGCAGCAGCACATGGGCTACACCGCCACCGCGGCCGGCTTTGCGCTGGCACCGGTGGGGGTGCTGGCCATCCTGCTGTCGCCGGTGGCGGGCAAGAAGGTCGCGGTGTGGGATCCACGATGGATGGCGAGCTTTGCCTTTGTCATGTTCTGCGTGGTGCTGACGATGCGCTCGTTCTTCACCACCGACACCGACCTGGCCACCATCATGGTGCCGACCATCCTTCAGGGCGCGGCGTTGGCGTTCTTCTTCATCCCGCTGACCACGCTCACGCTGTCCGGCATCCCGCCGGAGCGCATTGCGGCGGCGGCGGGCCTGTCGAACTTCGTGCGGATCACCGCCGGCGCCATGGGGACCTCGATCTCCACCACGCTGTGGGAGAACCGCGCGACCCTGCACCACAGCCATCTGGTGGAGCACATCGCCGTCGGCGATCCCGTGGCCGGCCAGACCTTGAGCACGCTGCAGGCAGCCGGCATGAGCTACGAGCAGGCGCTGAGCTACCTGAACCGCCTGATCGACCAGCAGGCCTTCACCCGTGCAGCGGACGACATCTTCCTGGCCTCGGGGGTGCTGTTCATCGTGCTGATTGCCTTTGTCTGGATCACCAAGCGGCCGCCGAAGGTCGGCGCGCCGGTGGATGCGGGCGGGGCCCATTGA